A window of the Xiashengella succiniciproducens genome harbors these coding sequences:
- a CDS encoding 3-dehydroquinate synthase: MQSLNTCETDVYLADDLRSDLAEMIKPYKDEKVFVLTDGTTRRLCFPLIEDVPGIDRNRVIEIAPGDDAKDTDALIYVWAALVEGGATRHSLLVNLGGGMPCDLGGFAAATFKRGIDFINIPTTLLAQVDASVGGKTGINFKGYKNEIGSFKQAKYVLVDTSLLRSLDGPNLKSGFAEMIKHALLVKGDLLNRTIAFDILNPDMAILAGLVAESIRIKDDIVSDDPYEKGIRKALNLGHTAGHAIESLALKRGKPVLHGYAVAYGIVVELYLAWKKLGFSEELLRLLSEYIYKIFGRFEISKGDYTYLYDAMTHDKKNSSGRINFTLLREPGDIAIDTHCEREEVIEALEFYRQSYI; the protein is encoded by the coding sequence ATGCAGTCACTCAATACCTGTGAAACCGATGTTTACCTTGCCGATGACCTTAGGTCTGATCTGGCGGAGATGATAAAGCCATACAAAGATGAAAAGGTCTTTGTGCTGACCGATGGCACCACCAGACGTCTTTGTTTTCCCCTTATTGAGGATGTGCCAGGCATTGACAGAAATAGGGTAATAGAAATTGCCCCTGGTGACGATGCCAAGGATACCGATGCCCTTATATATGTATGGGCGGCATTGGTGGAAGGAGGTGCAACCCGTCATTCACTGCTTGTAAATCTGGGAGGCGGTATGCCTTGTGATTTGGGCGGATTTGCTGCTGCAACTTTCAAGCGTGGGATAGACTTTATAAATATACCTACAACCTTACTTGCACAGGTTGATGCATCGGTTGGAGGCAAAACAGGTATCAACTTCAAGGGTTATAAGAATGAGATAGGTTCCTTCAAGCAGGCTAAGTATGTGCTTGTTGATACTTCACTGCTCAGGAGTCTGGATGGTCCCAACCTGAAATCGGGTTTTGCCGAGATGATTAAGCATGCCCTGCTTGTGAAGGGGGATCTGCTTAATCGAACAATTGCCTTTGATATATTAAATCCTGACATGGCCATACTTGCCGGTCTGGTTGCTGAGTCAATCAGGATCAAGGATGATATAGTGAGTGATGACCCTTATGAAAAGGGAATCCGAAAGGCATTGAATCTTGGACATACTGCAGGACATGCCATTGAGAGCCTTGCGCTTAAACGCGGTAAACCGGTTCTGCATGGTTATGCCGTAGCCTATGGTATAGTAGTAGAACTTTACCTTGCATGGAAGAAGCTCGGATTTTCTGAGGAGCTACTGCGACTGCTAAGTGAGTATATCTACAAGATCTTCGGTAGATTTGAGATAAGTAAGGGTGATTATACCTACCTCTATGATGCAATGACTCACGATAAAAAGAATTCAAGCGGGCGTATAAATTTTACACTGCTCCGTGAGCCTGGAGATATTGCAATTGATACCCATTGCGAAAGGGAAGAGGTTATTGAAGCACTTGAGTTTTACAGGCAAAGCTACATCTAA
- the dprA gene encoding DNA-processing protein DprA, giving the protein MLVHQLALTMINGVGPKLARLLIDHLGSVEEVFSPKAPFEKVPGIGEVMASRLRNIDTKSLLLRAEKEIEFITRHDITALFIDDPEYPSRLANCEDAPLLIFIKGKADLESPKALSIVGTRRASDYGKYLCEKLVKDIAERHPGTLIISGLAYGIDICAHRAALKYGLPTVAVLAHGLDRIYPPSHRSTATKICEQGALVTEFMTDTNPDKPNFVRRNRIAAGLCDAVIVVESAEKGGALITAGLAAGYSRDVLAFPGRVGDELSAGCNRLIKANKAALIETIDDLEYALGWESPTNFNRATQGYLFATPDTPEEKQIMDLLHEEKEMNLNLISTATGIPIPRLSAILLEMEFKGLIKSMPGGMYRML; this is encoded by the coding sequence ATGCTTGTTCATCAGTTAGCCCTTACCATGATCAATGGAGTGGGGCCGAAACTGGCACGACTCCTGATAGATCACCTGGGTTCCGTCGAGGAGGTCTTTTCACCAAAGGCTCCCTTCGAAAAGGTACCAGGTATAGGAGAAGTGATGGCCTCCAGACTCCGCAATATAGACACAAAATCCCTGCTTCTTAGGGCGGAAAAAGAGATAGAGTTCATCACCCGACATGACATCACAGCCCTTTTTATCGATGACCCTGAATACCCTTCGCGACTGGCCAACTGCGAAGATGCTCCATTGCTAATATTTATTAAAGGTAAGGCAGACCTTGAGTCCCCCAAGGCACTCAGCATCGTAGGTACACGCAGGGCAAGCGACTACGGCAAGTACCTGTGCGAAAAACTTGTAAAAGATATTGCCGAAAGGCATCCCGGCACTCTTATTATCAGTGGACTCGCATACGGTATCGACATCTGTGCACACAGGGCTGCACTGAAATACGGCCTGCCCACAGTCGCAGTTCTCGCTCACGGTCTTGACAGAATCTACCCACCATCCCACAGAAGTACTGCAACAAAGATTTGTGAGCAGGGTGCTCTTGTAACTGAGTTTATGACCGACACAAATCCTGACAAACCAAACTTTGTAAGAAGAAACAGGATTGCTGCAGGACTTTGTGATGCTGTGATAGTTGTGGAATCTGCCGAAAAAGGTGGAGCTTTGATAACAGCCGGCCTCGCAGCAGGATATTCAAGAGATGTGCTTGCCTTTCCCGGAAGGGTCGGTGACGAATTGTCGGCTGGTTGCAATCGACTTATCAAAGCAAACAAGGCTGCTCTAATTGAGACAATTGATGACCTGGAATATGCACTGGGCTGGGAAAGTCCAACAAACTTTAACAGAGCTACACAAGGTTATCTCTTTGCTACACCTGACACTCCGGAAGAAAAGCAAATAATGGATTTACTGCATGAAGAAAAGGAGATGAATCTCAACCTTATATCAACTGCGACCGGCATTCCTATTCCCAGGCTATCGGCAATCCTGTTAGAGATGGAGTTTAAAGGTCTGATTAAGTCTATGCCGGGAGGTATGTACAGAATGCTTTGA
- a CDS encoding ABC transporter substrate-binding protein: protein MKIRLLILTLLIGTSICHAGGKRIISLASSLTKSIYYLEAQDQLVGRTSYCFVADKDNKEVVASAVTVNIEKVLSLKPDLVIATGITDPETIELIRKAGIKTEIFQTPRNFSEVCSQFRRLASLCGSEKLADSIIKESQKTLDDIKAYYKGKTPRKVFFQIGANPLFAAIENTFMDDYITLAGGTNIAAGLKKGTVNREWVLMKNPDVIIIVNMGLAGDDEMKIWQSYPHLKAAKNNSIFFVESDMASTPNPVDFVETMKVLHRHLSKLP from the coding sequence ATGAAAATCAGACTGCTGATATTGACCTTACTGATAGGCACCAGTATATGCCACGCCGGGGGCAAGCGCATTATTTCTCTTGCGTCATCACTGACAAAGAGCATCTATTATCTGGAAGCTCAGGATCAGTTAGTGGGCAGAACTTCTTATTGCTTTGTCGCAGACAAGGACAACAAAGAAGTTGTAGCCAGTGCTGTTACTGTCAATATTGAAAAGGTCCTTAGTCTTAAACCCGATCTGGTTATCGCAACTGGGATAACCGATCCGGAGACTATTGAGTTGATTCGCAAGGCTGGTATAAAAACCGAGATATTTCAGACTCCGCGCAACTTCAGTGAAGTATGCAGTCAGTTCCGACGTCTTGCTTCTCTCTGTGGCAGCGAGAAACTTGCCGATTCCATTATAAAGGAAAGTCAAAAAACCCTCGACGACATTAAAGCATATTACAAGGGTAAGACCCCAAGGAAAGTCTTCTTTCAAATCGGAGCAAATCCGCTGTTTGCCGCTATCGAAAATACCTTTATGGACGACTACATCACCCTTGCAGGTGGGACCAATATAGCAGCCGGCCTAAAAAAAGGGACAGTAAACCGCGAATGGGTACTAATGAAAAATCCAGATGTAATAATCATAGTAAACATGGGACTAGCCGGGGATGATGAGATGAAGATCTGGCAAAGCTATCCTCATCTGAAGGCAGCAAAGAACAATTCAATTTTCTTTGTGGAATCGGATATGGCAAGCACACCCAACCCTGTCGATTTTGTTGAAACCATGAAGGTGCTACACAGGCATCTCAGCAAACTGCCTTAA
- a CDS encoding FecCD family ABC transporter permease yields MQNKYLAWTLFILLLLILFAASALLSLSSGEAAIGLKDIPYVLGDKEQMEYYILTQIRMPRIILALAVGGSLSLAGAILQGIYRNPLVEPYTLGISGGAALGVALTIVCGLHLTLGTLILPLSGFTGAAIVILIVGVLGFFRGGSNVNKMLLIGVMISFVASSAMMFLMSISSADNVYSIVFWIMGSLNEPNQVLIRITLFASLVGLAISYLFARPLNALMLGQEKAAYLGINSKNTIRMLFILSSLLTGISVAVAGVIGFVGLVIPHLIRMLAGSDHRFLLIGSFLGGGIFLVLSDVVARTIIAPNELPIGVITGIAGGILFIIVLIRKKQHHV; encoded by the coding sequence ATGCAAAACAAGTATCTGGCATGGACTCTTTTCATCTTGCTGCTACTCATTCTTTTTGCAGCATCAGCGCTGCTATCTCTTAGCAGCGGTGAAGCAGCCATTGGTTTGAAAGATATCCCCTATGTACTTGGAGACAAGGAGCAGATGGAGTATTATATCCTTACTCAGATCCGAATGCCCAGAATCATTCTGGCGCTGGCAGTTGGCGGATCGCTGAGTCTGGCCGGAGCCATCCTTCAGGGCATCTACCGGAATCCGCTTGTTGAACCCTATACCCTTGGAATATCAGGAGGTGCAGCACTTGGAGTTGCCCTTACAATAGTCTGTGGCCTACATCTTACCCTTGGGACCCTAATCCTTCCCCTCTCAGGTTTCACCGGAGCCGCAATAGTGATACTTATCGTCGGAGTTCTGGGTTTCTTCCGTGGTGGTAGTAATGTCAACAAGATGCTGCTGATTGGAGTAATGATTAGTTTTGTGGCATCCTCAGCGATGATGTTTCTTATGTCGATAAGTAGTGCCGACAACGTATATAGCATAGTATTCTGGATAATGGGATCACTCAATGAACCCAATCAGGTACTGATCCGCATTACACTGTTTGCCTCCCTTGTCGGTCTTGCAATCAGCTATCTCTTTGCAAGACCACTAAACGCACTAATGCTCGGACAGGAGAAGGCCGCCTACCTCGGCATTAACAGCAAGAACACTATCCGGATGCTGTTTATCCTATCTTCCCTGCTGACTGGGATTAGTGTTGCTGTTGCCGGGGTTATTGGTTTTGTCGGACTTGTTATCCCCCATCTTATACGCATGCTAGCAGGTAGTGATCATCGCTTTCTGCTTATTGGATCCTTTCTGGGCGGAGGCATCTTCCTGGTGCTATCCGACGTGGTAGCACGAACAATAATAGCACCCAATGAACTTCCAATCGGAGTAATAACCGGAATTGCTGGTGGCATCCTGTTTATCATAGTCCTGATCCGAAAAAAGCAACACCATGTCTGA
- a CDS encoding ABC transporter ATP-binding protein gives MSDYYFEIDKLCCGYGNEFRLKPVSFGLKQGDLAGIIGPNGSGKTTLLKGISGRLPLSSGSIRLNNQDIQNLKLRQRAQRVAVVSQFIDSAGISVEDYVLMGRLPYRENFQFFESNRDLTIARKYMRLTGIWPHRKKQLSQLSGGEQQLAAIAQALTQEPELLLMDEPTSHLDITHQVQVLNLIQRLNNELKLTVLMIIHDLNLAAEYCNHLIMMKDGQLYSQGTPSEVLAYDKIEEVYNTVVVTQNNPLSGKPAVFLVSEKILEEIKARYGGINRNQ, from the coding sequence ATGTCTGATTATTATTTTGAAATAGATAAACTCTGTTGCGGATACGGAAATGAGTTCAGGCTTAAACCCGTCTCATTCGGATTAAAGCAGGGAGACCTTGCGGGAATAATAGGTCCCAACGGTTCAGGAAAGACAACCCTGCTCAAGGGCATCTCAGGAAGGCTGCCGCTTAGTAGCGGCAGCATCAGGCTCAACAACCAGGACATCCAGAATCTGAAGCTGCGGCAAAGGGCACAACGTGTTGCCGTCGTTTCTCAGTTTATTGACTCAGCTGGCATAAGTGTAGAAGACTATGTATTGATGGGACGCCTTCCCTACAGAGAGAATTTTCAGTTTTTTGAATCCAACCGTGACCTTACAATTGCCCGCAAATACATGCGTCTTACGGGCATCTGGCCCCATCGCAAGAAACAACTCAGTCAGCTGAGTGGAGGTGAACAACAACTAGCAGCCATAGCACAAGCTTTGACTCAGGAACCGGAACTGCTGCTGATGGATGAGCCCACTTCCCATCTCGATATTACACACCAGGTGCAGGTGCTCAACCTGATCCAGCGACTCAACAATGAGCTCAAGCTTACAGTTCTGATGATAATTCATGACCTCAACCTGGCTGCCGAATACTGCAACCATCTGATTATGATGAAGGACGGGCAGCTATATTCACAGGGCACACCATCAGAAGTCCTGGCATACGATAAAATAGAAGAAGTTTACAACACAGTGGTTGTCACACAAAATAATCCCTTATCGGGCAAACCTGCTGTCTTCCTAGTTTCTGAGAAGATACTTGAAGAAATTAAGGCTCGCTATGGAGGGATAAACAGGAACCAATAA
- a CDS encoding PAS domain-containing protein: MVSLVHPEDLDSLSAFWRTLNVKELSIASVQFRLKHKNEDYRWFEAVAQNFVDNPALGAILSNIRDIDVQKKVGDYF; the protein is encoded by the coding sequence ATAGTCAGTTTGGTTCATCCCGAAGACCTAGATAGCCTGTCTGCATTTTGGAGAACACTGAATGTCAAGGAACTGAGCATTGCTTCAGTACAGTTTCGACTCAAACATAAGAATGAGGATTACAGATGGTTTGAGGCTGTAGCCCAGAACTTTGTGGACAACCCTGCATTAGGAGCCATCCTTTCCAACATCAGAGACATTGATGTTCAAAAGAAAGTTGGAGATTACTTTTGA